A portion of the Ferrimicrobium sp. genome contains these proteins:
- a CDS encoding ABC transporter ATP-binding protein has protein sequence MILDLQSINTYYDRSHVLQGVSLSVEAGEVIGLLGRNGAGKTTTLRSITGLTPPRSGLITFEERPIQGKSAYKVANLGVGLVPSGRRVFGDLTVRQNLVLATKAARKTENPWDIDRVVAAFPKLAVLMDRRAGVLSGGEAQMVKLGRALLGNPKLLLLDEPSEGLAPTIVEEVGRQLLELKDLGMSMLISEQNMGFALSIIDRGYVLEKGRIRLEATANDLRSSDEARHLLGV, from the coding sequence GTGATACTTGACTTGCAGTCCATCAACACCTACTACGATCGCTCGCATGTGCTCCAAGGGGTCTCGCTTTCGGTGGAGGCAGGTGAGGTCATCGGGCTTTTGGGCCGTAATGGGGCCGGTAAGACCACCACGTTGCGTAGCATTACCGGACTAACCCCGCCGCGCTCCGGGTTGATCACCTTCGAAGAGCGCCCGATCCAAGGGAAGTCCGCCTATAAAGTGGCTAATCTCGGTGTGGGTCTTGTCCCGAGTGGACGCCGAGTCTTTGGTGATTTGACGGTGCGGCAGAACCTCGTGCTCGCGACAAAGGCTGCGCGTAAGACCGAGAATCCTTGGGACATCGATCGGGTCGTCGCTGCCTTCCCGAAGCTCGCCGTGTTGATGGATCGCCGAGCTGGGGTGCTCTCGGGTGGTGAGGCCCAGATGGTCAAGCTTGGCCGGGCGTTGCTGGGGAACCCCAAGCTATTGCTGCTGGACGAACCGTCTGAGGGGCTCGCGCCAACTATCGTCGAGGAAGTTGGGCGCCAGCTGCTCGAGTTGAAGGATCTCGGAATGTCGATGCTCATCAGCGAGCAAAACATGGGTTTTGCCCTCTCGATCATCGACCGAGGATATGTCCTTGAAAAGGGCAGGATTCGTCTCGAAGCCACTGCGAATGATCTTCGATCGAGTGATGAGGCGCGCCACCTTCTCGGGGTGTAG
- a CDS encoding ABC transporter ATP-binding protein, whose protein sequence is MAEPILVVDSLIKEFDGFRAVDGVSLSVMPGEIRAVIGPNGAGKSTLFSVIIGELHPNAGRVVLDGTDVTGLSTHKLMMRGLGCAFQATNVFWRLSVQECLEVAVTSRRRHSARLFGLFSRDVDDEVASLLDQVGLSGLARATARDLSHGDQRALEVALAVAMKPKVLLLDEPTAGMSPSETLRAVNLVRELVHANGLTVLIVEHDVSVVFSLADVVTVMHQGQTIAEGPPDEIRTNPTVVEVYLGTSEFSKGLS, encoded by the coding sequence ATGGCTGAACCAATTCTCGTTGTTGACAGCCTGATCAAGGAGTTTGACGGCTTTCGCGCGGTCGATGGCGTCTCCTTGTCGGTGATGCCTGGAGAGATTCGGGCGGTGATCGGGCCGAACGGTGCTGGTAAGTCGACACTGTTCTCCGTCATCATTGGCGAGTTGCACCCGAACGCCGGACGGGTCGTACTCGACGGCACGGATGTCACTGGGCTTTCCACGCACAAGCTGATGATGCGAGGACTGGGTTGTGCCTTTCAGGCCACCAACGTCTTCTGGCGGCTCAGCGTACAAGAGTGTTTAGAGGTTGCGGTGACCTCAAGGCGTAGACATTCAGCGAGACTCTTTGGCTTGTTCAGCCGTGACGTTGATGACGAGGTCGCCTCCCTGCTCGATCAGGTCGGCCTCTCAGGACTTGCTCGAGCAACAGCCCGGGACCTATCCCATGGCGATCAGCGAGCCCTCGAGGTGGCACTGGCGGTAGCGATGAAGCCGAAGGTCTTGCTACTCGATGAGCCGACAGCCGGCATGTCACCATCTGAGACCCTGCGCGCGGTCAATCTGGTGCGTGAACTGGTCCATGCCAACGGTCTTACCGTCTTGATCGTGGAACACGATGTGAGTGTGGTTTTTTCGTTGGCAGATGTAGTCACGGTCATGCATCAGGGCCAAACGATCGCCGAGGGTCCGCCTGATGAGATACGTACCAATCCAACGGTGGTGGAGGTCTACCTCGGCACCTCAGAGTTTAGCAAGGGTCTGTCGTGA